Proteins from a single region of Sediminitomix flava:
- a CDS encoding NADAR family protein produces the protein MKYNIETIQQEFESGKRNKFLFFWGHRKSKNGEIGQSCLSQWWSSEFEVDGIKYFSAEHYMMAEKAKLFNDQVNLENIINSKSPAQAKQFGREVRGFIEEVWLKHRYQIVVRGNLAKFGQNLELKNFLISTKKRVLVEASPVDAIWGIGLSKDSKVIENPLKWRGLNLLGFALMEVRDEFLK, from the coding sequence TTGAAATATAATATTGAGACGATTCAACAAGAGTTTGAATCTGGGAAAAGGAATAAATTCCTTTTCTTTTGGGGACACCGAAAATCAAAAAACGGAGAAATTGGACAAAGCTGTTTAAGCCAATGGTGGAGTTCTGAATTTGAAGTTGATGGTATTAAATACTTTTCTGCCGAGCATTATATGATGGCCGAAAAAGCTAAACTTTTTAATGACCAAGTTAATTTAGAGAACATCATAAATTCAAAATCGCCTGCTCAAGCCAAGCAATTCGGAAGGGAAGTCAGAGGCTTTATAGAAGAAGTTTGGTTGAAACACAGGTATCAAATTGTCGTACGAGGAAATTTGGCAAAATTTGGTCAAAATCTAGAATTAAAAAACTTCCTAATCTCAACTAAAAAAAGGGTATTAGTAGAAGCAAGTCCTGTTGATGCTATTTGGGGTATTGGTCTTTCCAAAGATAGTAAAGTGATCGAAAACCCGCTGAAATGGAGAGGCTTGAACTTATTGGGTTTTGCTTTAATGGAAGTAAGAGATGAATTTTTAAAATAA
- a CDS encoding NADase-type glycan-binding domain-containing protein, with product MRQITFLIFITLFSCKIYGQDIKNIHPTYVHALDFSASEKAKWKQRDTLLDQLSSGEKKWSDMTPQEQEIMQRFGEIYEDIWDIVGGACSWYCGGGPKEVTASSYLKSQGSNSYAPKNAHDLSYKTAWVEGVSGYGIGESLTYTFSAISPRITEIIVVNGYVKSEAAYKNNSRVKKLKLYINDKPHAILHLKDEIANQGFKFEPIGVSERDDFELLKTKADWTLKFEILEVYKGLKYDDVVISEIYFDGLDVHCFAAGTKIQLANSSVKNIEEIENGDMIAYMDFKTKTLKSAKVEKTEKVRHHNLVKYQFESGQSIIATQDHPFKLEEKGWASLKPSKSKQYKGFENIAKIKVGDTFITAEGTEKLTSIDLIKEEQVTYTISKLSSGDNFIANGFIVGVEELKNFNLQLSK from the coding sequence ATGAGACAAATTACTTTTTTAATTTTTATCACACTGTTTTCATGTAAGATATATGGACAGGATATCAAGAATATCCATCCTACTTATGTTCATGCTCTAGATTTTTCAGCATCTGAAAAAGCGAAATGGAAACAAAGAGATACGCTACTTGACCAATTATCTTCAGGGGAAAAGAAATGGAGTGATATGACTCCTCAAGAGCAAGAAATCATGCAAAGGTTTGGAGAGATATATGAAGATATATGGGACATTGTAGGAGGAGCATGTAGTTGGTATTGTGGAGGAGGTCCGAAAGAAGTTACCGCTAGCAGTTATTTAAAATCTCAAGGATCGAATAGCTATGCCCCCAAAAATGCTCATGATTTGAGTTATAAAACTGCTTGGGTAGAGGGTGTAAGTGGATATGGAATAGGTGAAAGCTTGACCTATACATTTTCAGCTATATCACCAAGAATTACAGAAATCATTGTCGTTAATGGATATGTGAAAAGTGAAGCAGCCTACAAAAATAACTCAAGAGTAAAAAAACTAAAGCTATACATCAATGATAAACCACATGCCATTTTGCATCTAAAAGATGAAATAGCAAATCAAGGATTTAAGTTTGAGCCAATAGGTGTTAGTGAAAGAGATGACTTTGAACTTCTAAAAACAAAAGCAGATTGGACGCTAAAGTTTGAAATTCTAGAAGTATATAAAGGCTTAAAATATGATGATGTAGTTATTTCTGAAATTTATTTTGATGGTCTTGATGTGCATTGCTTTGCAGCAGGAACTAAAATTCAACTAGCTAACAGTTCTGTCAAAAACATTGAAGAGATTGAAAATGGTGATATGATTGCCTACATGGATTTTAAGACTAAGACCTTAAAATCTGCAAAAGTTGAGAAAACAGAAAAAGTAAGACACCATAATTTGGTGAAATACCAATTTGAAAGTGGGCAATCAATTATAGCTACTCAAGATCACCCTTTCAAATTAGAGGAAAAAGGTTGGGCTTCTTTAAAACCAAGTAAGTCGAAACAATACAAAGGTTTTGAAAACATAGCTAAGATTAAAGTTGGGGACACTTTTATAACAGCCGAAGGTACTGAAAAACTAACTTCAATTGATTTAATCAAAGAAGAACAAGTTACCTACACAATTTCCAAACTAAGTTCGGGAGATAATTTTATTGCAAATGGGTTTATAGTAGGCGTAGAAGAATTGAAGAATTTTAATTTACAGCTTTCTAAGTAA
- a CDS encoding helix-turn-helix domain-containing protein, with translation MEHPKASSKGKVFLSGTTDKEYTWETISPQHIIVFIYSGELILTYGKNTLTFVPGDTVLIPKNQLTRSLKKPADGKPFKCVSLFLTDENLRDFYLNKPVSEDWIENISKQRPINPHPLLESFFGTLLPYFDMEDELPEALVPIKITEALTIIDTVDKRASKILGTFSEIGKVDLEAYMEEHYMYNLPLERFAFLTGRSLTTFKSDFKKIFQNTPGKWLTEKRLDLAHHKLNVEKQKTSDVYLSVGFENLSHFSFAFKKAFGYSPSSLNSNQQLRG, from the coding sequence ATGGAGCATCCAAAAGCATCAAGTAAGGGCAAAGTATTTTTATCAGGAACAACAGATAAAGAATACACATGGGAGACCATTTCACCACAACACATCATTGTGTTTATTTATTCGGGGGAGTTAATTCTGACCTACGGAAAAAATACACTGACTTTCGTTCCTGGAGATACAGTGCTGATACCCAAAAATCAGTTGACAAGAAGTCTTAAAAAGCCTGCAGATGGGAAACCATTTAAATGCGTATCTTTATTCTTGACAGATGAAAATCTTAGAGACTTTTATTTGAATAAACCTGTATCAGAGGATTGGATTGAAAATATTTCAAAGCAAAGACCCATAAACCCACATCCTTTGCTAGAAAGCTTCTTTGGAACCTTATTGCCTTACTTTGATATGGAAGATGAACTTCCAGAAGCTCTTGTTCCAATTAAAATTACGGAAGCACTCACCATTATTGATACCGTAGATAAAAGGGCTAGTAAGATACTTGGTACGTTTAGTGAAATTGGGAAAGTCGATCTTGAAGCCTATATGGAAGAGCATTATATGTATAATCTTCCTTTGGAGAGGTTCGCATTTTTAACAGGGAGAAGCTTAACGACTTTCAAATCAGATTTTAAGAAAATATTTCAGAATACCCCAGGAAAGTGGTTGACTGAAAAGAGATTGGATTTGGCACATCATAAACTCAATGTAGAAAAGCAGAAGACTTCTGATGTGTATCTTTCAGTAGGCTTTGAAAACCTCTCACATTTCTCGTTTGCTTTCAAAAAAGCTTTTGGCTATAGTCCAAGCAGCTTAAATAGTAATCAACAACTAAGAGGATAA
- a CDS encoding SDR family oxidoreductase has protein sequence MNMNNTFGKKGWTLERIESLEGKTYLITGANTGAGFEAARILLTKGAEVVMLNRNAEKSNAAIAELKEEFGNEAKVSFIKMDLASLDSVRSAAKEVNDTIPQIDALICNAAIAQVPKQKFTVDGFESQLGVNHYGHFLLINLLFSKIDQTKGRIVVVGSEGYKMGLKTIQFDDMNWDKNYHPNHTYCHSKLAQIMFAYELQDRITAAQKNVKVYVCHPGASATSLIENSGGLRDRIIFGLMSLTPLVQSAEKGAYPEIMCATENEVNMNQKAYYGPTGRMQWTGPVGECKLESFAQDKTIATKLWSVSEQATGQTFQL, from the coding sequence ATGAACATGAACAACACATTTGGTAAAAAAGGCTGGACTCTAGAAAGAATCGAATCACTTGAAGGAAAGACTTATCTAATCACAGGTGCGAATACTGGAGCAGGTTTTGAAGCTGCTCGAATTTTGTTGACAAAGGGAGCAGAGGTTGTGATGCTGAACCGAAATGCAGAAAAGTCGAATGCAGCAATAGCTGAATTGAAAGAAGAATTTGGCAATGAGGCAAAAGTTTCGTTTATCAAAATGGATTTAGCTTCACTTGATTCTGTACGAAGTGCAGCAAAAGAAGTGAATGATACGATTCCTCAGATTGATGCACTGATCTGCAATGCAGCTATTGCTCAAGTTCCCAAGCAAAAGTTTACAGTAGATGGCTTCGAGAGTCAGCTCGGGGTGAATCATTATGGACACTTTTTATTGATTAACCTTTTATTCTCAAAGATAGACCAAACGAAAGGAAGGATTGTAGTTGTAGGAAGTGAAGGGTATAAAATGGGCTTGAAGACGATTCAGTTTGATGATATGAATTGGGATAAAAACTATCATCCGAATCATACTTACTGTCATAGTAAATTGGCTCAAATCATGTTTGCCTATGAATTACAAGACAGGATTACAGCAGCTCAAAAGAACGTAAAAGTCTATGTATGTCACCCAGGAGCTTCAGCTACTTCGCTTATTGAAAATAGTGGAGGTTTAAGAGATCGAATTATTTTTGGTTTAATGTCTTTGACTCCATTAGTTCAATCTGCAGAAAAAGGAGCTTATCCTGAGATCATGTGTGCTACAGAAAATGAAGTAAACATGAATCAGAAGGCTTATTATGGTCCTACAGGTAGAATGCAATGGACAGGACCAGTAGGAGAATGTAAATTAGAATCGTTTGCTCAAGATAAAACCATCGCTACAAAATTGTGGTCAGTTTCTGAGCAAGCAACAGGACAAACGTTTCAATTGTAA
- the nifJ gene encoding pyruvate:ferredoxin (flavodoxin) oxidoreductase, with product MRKIDSTTNYITLDGNEAVASVAYKVNEVCAIYPITPSSSLGEKCDEWAAKGVKNIWGNVPSVMEMQSEGGAAGTVHGSLQAGALTTTFTASQGLLLKIPNMYKIAGELTPAVFHVTARSLATHALSIFNDHSDVMAARQTGFAMLASSSVQEAMDTAIIAHAATLKARIPFMHFYDGFRTSHEISKINPVSDDIMRQMIDEEYVRAHRERALTPDRPKIRGTAQNPDVYFQSREGVNTYYADCPYVVQEYMDRFAKLTGRQYKVYEYEGAEDAEHVIVAMASATETIKQTVDYFNAKGQKVGVLKVRLYRPFDTKLFMEALPATVKKISVLDRTKEPGASAEPLCQDVAMTLLNGIQAGYGTLKQMPMIIGGRFGLSSKEFTPSMAKSVFDNLFEEKPKNNFTVGILDDVTNTSLTYDPNWDIEPDNLYRALFYGLGSDGTVGANKNTIKIIGENTPNYAQGYFVYDSKKAGSMTVSHLRFGPDNFQAPYLINTANFVACHQFVFLEKKEMLNELKEGGIFLLNTPFGKDELWDQMPRKVQEQIIRKKIKVFAIDAQKVAEESGMKRRINTIMQTCFFAISEILPREEAINAIKDAIHKTYGKKGDKIVNMNITAVDNTLDNLFELEIPAEAKSQIEMQPPVSENAPDFVDQVLGKIIAGFGDDVPVSALPEDGTFPVGTAAYEKRNIALEIPVWDMDPCIQCGKCAAVCPHAAIRIKAFEKDAVENAPSTFKHTSARDKDFKADGLEYSIQIAPEDCTGCYNCVEVCPAMSKEVEGRKSLYMQPQLPLKQQEKENWDFFLSIPELDRSKLKNSALKQQQLQQPLFEFSGACAGCGETPYIKMLTQLFGDRALVANATGCSSIFSGNLPTTPYTTNADGRGPAWSNSLFEDNAEFGLGFRLAVDEQTKVARELVSDLKGEIGEELSNKLLSASQDNEIEIFEQRERIEEVKSILSQSEDTKAKRLLDVADYLAKKSIWIVGGDGWAYDIGYGGLDHVLSTGKNVNILVLDTEVYSNTGGQASKSTPLGAIAKFATNGKRTGKKDLGAEAMAHGGVYVATIAYGANDNQTLKAFLEAEAYDGPSIIIAYAHCIEHGIDMNAPLAHHKALVDSGQWILYRYNPERENEGKNPLILDSKPKQLSIADFMQLENRFRMLAKNDPSKAKELAERASKEAGQRYRRMKHLAEMEFEIEVEENDPSVSKPVAKKAVRPAIGGAKKPIKRAVIPSAKKVEEKTEESARPKRPVVKRPVIGKKPSTEVEKKAEKTETPKPARPRMRPKFKK from the coding sequence ATGAGAAAAATAGATTCTACGACCAACTACATCACCTTAGATGGTAACGAAGCCGTTGCCAGTGTCGCATATAAGGTAAACGAAGTATGCGCCATCTACCCTATCACTCCATCCTCTAGTCTTGGAGAAAAATGTGACGAATGGGCAGCTAAGGGGGTTAAGAATATTTGGGGCAATGTGCCCTCGGTAATGGAAATGCAAAGTGAAGGTGGAGCAGCGGGTACCGTACACGGTTCCTTACAAGCTGGAGCCTTAACGACTACATTTACAGCCTCCCAAGGACTACTTCTGAAGATTCCAAACATGTATAAAATAGCAGGTGAATTAACCCCTGCCGTATTTCATGTTACCGCTAGATCTTTAGCTACTCACGCGCTTTCAATTTTCAATGATCATTCCGATGTCATGGCTGCCCGTCAGACTGGTTTTGCCATGCTTGCATCTTCTTCTGTGCAAGAAGCAATGGATACTGCAATTATAGCACATGCAGCTACGCTAAAAGCACGTATTCCATTCATGCACTTCTACGACGGATTCCGTACCTCGCATGAAATCAGTAAGATTAATCCTGTGAGCGATGATATCATGCGTCAGATGATTGATGAAGAGTACGTACGTGCTCATCGTGAAAGAGCTTTAACACCAGACCGTCCGAAGATCAGAGGTACTGCACAAAACCCTGACGTTTACTTCCAAAGCCGTGAAGGTGTAAATACATATTATGCAGATTGTCCGTATGTGGTTCAAGAATATATGGATCGATTTGCAAAGCTAACAGGACGTCAATATAAAGTCTACGAATACGAAGGAGCAGAAGATGCTGAACACGTAATCGTAGCGATGGCTTCGGCAACTGAAACCATCAAACAGACTGTTGACTACTTCAATGCCAAAGGGCAGAAAGTGGGTGTATTGAAGGTTCGTTTGTACCGTCCTTTCGATACAAAATTATTTATGGAAGCATTACCTGCTACTGTAAAGAAAATCTCTGTTCTTGATCGTACCAAAGAACCTGGTGCTTCAGCAGAACCGCTTTGCCAAGATGTTGCAATGACATTGCTTAACGGAATTCAGGCTGGCTATGGAACTTTGAAACAAATGCCAATGATTATTGGTGGACGTTTCGGACTTTCGTCAAAAGAGTTTACACCATCTATGGCGAAGTCTGTATTTGACAACCTATTTGAAGAAAAGCCTAAGAATAACTTTACGGTTGGTATCCTCGACGATGTAACCAATACAAGTTTGACTTACGATCCGAATTGGGATATTGAGCCAGACAACTTGTACAGAGCTTTATTCTACGGATTGGGTTCTGATGGTACCGTTGGGGCAAACAAAAACACCATCAAGATTATTGGTGAAAACACTCCTAACTACGCACAAGGATATTTTGTCTATGACTCGAAGAAAGCGGGTTCAATGACGGTATCTCACTTGCGTTTTGGTCCAGATAATTTCCAAGCACCATACTTGATCAACACTGCTAATTTTGTGGCTTGTCATCAGTTTGTCTTCTTGGAGAAAAAAGAAATGCTCAACGAACTGAAAGAAGGTGGAATCTTCTTGCTCAATACGCCATTCGGTAAAGATGAGCTTTGGGATCAAATGCCTCGCAAAGTTCAAGAGCAGATCATCAGAAAGAAAATCAAAGTCTTTGCCATTGATGCTCAAAAAGTAGCAGAAGAAAGTGGTATGAAACGTCGTATCAATACGATCATGCAAACCTGTTTCTTCGCTATCTCAGAGATTCTTCCAAGAGAAGAGGCGATCAATGCGATTAAAGACGCTATTCATAAAACATACGGAAAGAAAGGGGATAAAATTGTCAATATGAACATCACTGCGGTTGACAATACCCTAGATAATCTTTTCGAACTTGAAATCCCAGCTGAAGCTAAGAGTCAGATCGAGATGCAGCCTCCAGTATCGGAGAATGCACCTGACTTTGTAGATCAAGTATTGGGTAAAATCATTGCTGGTTTCGGTGATGATGTACCAGTGAGTGCTTTGCCAGAAGATGGTACATTTCCTGTGGGTACAGCGGCTTACGAAAAACGTAACATTGCCCTTGAAATCCCTGTTTGGGATATGGATCCATGTATCCAATGTGGTAAATGTGCGGCAGTTTGTCCTCACGCAGCTATCCGTATCAAAGCATTTGAAAAAGATGCAGTAGAAAATGCACCAAGCACGTTCAAACATACTTCTGCTAGAGATAAAGACTTCAAAGCAGATGGATTAGAATACTCTATCCAAATTGCGCCAGAAGACTGTACAGGCTGCTACAACTGTGTGGAAGTTTGCCCTGCCATGAGTAAAGAGGTAGAAGGACGAAAGTCGCTTTATATGCAACCTCAACTTCCTTTGAAACAGCAAGAGAAAGAAAATTGGGACTTCTTCTTGTCTATTCCAGAACTTGACCGTAGCAAGTTGAAGAATTCAGCCTTGAAACAACAACAATTGCAACAGCCATTGTTCGAGTTCTCGGGTGCTTGTGCAGGTTGTGGAGAAACGCCTTATATCAAGATGCTAACGCAGTTATTCGGAGATAGAGCTTTGGTTGCCAACGCGACTGGATGTTCATCTATCTTCTCGGGTAACTTGCCAACTACGCCATACACTACCAATGCAGACGGTAGAGGTCCAGCTTGGTCTAATTCATTATTTGAAGATAATGCAGAGTTCGGACTTGGTTTCCGTTTGGCAGTAGATGAGCAAACAAAGGTTGCAAGAGAGCTTGTTTCTGACTTGAAAGGAGAAATTGGAGAAGAACTTTCTAACAAACTTCTTTCAGCTTCACAAGACAATGAAATCGAAATCTTCGAACAACGTGAGCGAATCGAAGAAGTAAAAAGTATTCTTTCTCAATCAGAAGATACAAAAGCAAAACGCTTACTTGACGTTGCTGATTACCTTGCCAAAAAATCTATTTGGATTGTAGGAGGTGACGGTTGGGCTTATGACATCGGCTATGGAGGACTTGACCATGTACTTTCAACGGGTAAGAATGTCAATATCCTTGTTCTTGATACCGAAGTTTACTCTAATACAGGTGGACAAGCGTCAAAATCAACGCCACTAGGGGCGATCGCTAAGTTTGCGACAAATGGTAAACGCACAGGTAAGAAAGACTTAGGTGCTGAAGCGATGGCTCACGGAGGTGTATATGTTGCGACTATTGCCTATGGTGCAAATGACAACCAAACACTGAAAGCCTTCTTGGAAGCAGAAGCCTATGACGGACCTTCTATCATTATTGCTTACGCTCACTGTATTGAGCATGGCATTGATATGAATGCTCCTCTAGCACATCATAAAGCCTTAGTTGATTCAGGACAATGGATTCTATACCGTTACAATCCTGAGCGTGAAAATGAAGGCAAGAACCCATTAATCTTGGATTCGAAACCTAAACAGCTCAGCATTGCCGACTTTATGCAGTTGGAAAACAGATTTAGAATGCTTGCCAAAAATGATCCTTCTAAGGCGAAAGAATTGGCTGAAAGAGCATCTAAAGAGGCAGGACAACGCTACAGACGTATGAAGCATTTGGCTGAAATGGAATTTGAAATAGAAGTAGAAGAAAATGATCCTTCAGTTTCAAAACCTGTTGCTAAGAAAGCTGTTCGCCCAGCAATTGGCGGAGCGAAAAAGCCCATTAAAAGAGCAGTGATTCCTTCGGCTAAGAAAGTGGAGGAAAAAACGGAAGAATCTGCTAGGCCAAAACGTCCTGTGGTGAAACGACCTGTAATTGGCAAGAAACCAAGTACAGAAGTTGAAAAGAAAGCAGAAAAAACGGAAACGCCTAAACCTGCTCGTCCTCGAATGAGACCAAAATTCAAAAAGTAA
- a CDS encoding RluA family pseudouridine synthase: protein MRQVGEHKEELCIFPLKVDVDTDSLPRKLNSPFQTQTPTVAQKAVADLQSYLLSQKDWVHDFGFEPTKSPKASGKMFGVLVIKDQNGEYGYLRAFSGKLAGKVRLDGFVPPIFDFETADPSFMEEQLKVNHLNETLQKLEAETPTEQKSSALYLAKVTELKKARKEKSSSLQKRFFQEYQFLNTKLEKKGLFEIFSLNHNEKPPSASGECAAPKLLQYAFQHHLKPIAIAEFWWGIPPKSGEKEHGKFYPACKEKCVPILGHMLEGLEVAWSAEEKEQIVFEELYEDEHLMIINKPSDLPSMPKAKYRSSVFSFLRKKYPSAHLPHQLGDETSGLMVVAKNEEVCKQLTLLFKKKQIKKRFVALLDGTLGTDSGYINLPIRPVSKGSEEHQICYDYGKGTRTKWEVLERIEAQTKVAFYPTTRRPHQLRLHAAHQNGLNSPIVGDELYGKKAEQFCLQVDQISFIHPITSKMIEVNLEGVF from the coding sequence ATGAGACAAGTTGGTGAACATAAAGAAGAACTGTGTATTTTTCCTCTAAAAGTAGATGTAGACACAGATAGTTTACCTCGTAAACTGAATTCTCCTTTTCAAACTCAAACGCCTACCGTAGCTCAAAAAGCAGTAGCTGATCTACAATCTTATTTGCTTTCTCAAAAGGATTGGGTACATGATTTTGGGTTTGAGCCAACGAAATCGCCGAAAGCATCTGGGAAAATGTTTGGGGTTTTGGTAATCAAAGATCAAAATGGGGAGTATGGTTATTTAAGAGCTTTTTCTGGGAAATTAGCAGGAAAAGTAAGGCTTGATGGCTTTGTACCTCCAATTTTTGATTTTGAAACTGCTGATCCTTCTTTTATGGAAGAGCAGTTAAAAGTGAATCATCTGAATGAAACACTTCAAAAACTAGAAGCTGAGACTCCGACAGAACAGAAGTCTTCAGCATTGTATTTAGCTAAAGTGACAGAACTGAAGAAGGCTAGAAAAGAGAAATCATCTTCATTACAAAAGCGATTTTTCCAAGAATATCAATTCCTTAATACTAAGCTTGAGAAAAAAGGTTTGTTTGAAATTTTTAGTCTAAATCATAATGAAAAACCGCCTTCTGCTTCTGGAGAATGTGCAGCTCCAAAACTGCTACAATATGCTTTCCAACATCATTTGAAACCTATTGCGATTGCCGAATTCTGGTGGGGGATTCCTCCAAAGTCGGGAGAAAAAGAGCATGGAAAGTTTTACCCTGCCTGTAAAGAAAAGTGTGTACCTATTTTAGGACATATGTTGGAAGGACTAGAAGTAGCTTGGTCAGCTGAAGAAAAAGAACAAATTGTTTTTGAGGAATTATATGAAGATGAGCATTTGATGATCATCAATAAACCATCAGATTTGCCTTCAATGCCAAAAGCTAAGTACAGATCGTCAGTCTTTTCTTTTTTAAGAAAAAAATACCCTAGTGCACATTTACCACATCAACTAGGTGATGAAACATCTGGACTTATGGTAGTGGCTAAAAATGAAGAGGTCTGTAAACAGTTGACTTTACTTTTTAAGAAAAAACAAATCAAAAAACGTTTTGTAGCTCTGTTAGATGGTACGCTTGGAACGGATAGTGGCTATATCAATTTACCTATTCGGCCTGTATCTAAAGGAAGTGAAGAACATCAGATTTGTTATGACTATGGCAAAGGGACACGTACAAAATGGGAAGTTTTAGAGCGAATAGAAGCTCAAACGAAGGTGGCTTTTTATCCGACAACAAGACGTCCTCACCAACTGAGACTGCATGCGGCACATCAGAATGGTTTAAATAGCCCGATAGTAGGGGATGAGCTTTATGGTAAAAAAGCAGAACAGTTTTGTTTGCAAGTAGATCAGATAAGCTTTATACATCCTATCACTTCAAAAATGATAGAGGTGAATTTAGAAGGTGTTTTTTAA
- a CDS encoding adenine nucleotide alpha hydrolase family protein, with the protein MTKSLSPSRVIVGLDFSQTDTYVYKMLAYLEKVYQFEQIYLFHVIRNVKHSYYENVNLTTPLDEALRDRMKSESAPFLSEVKAPIDYMTVEGDLGAELLKWQKVKNADLILLGRKEEFENTHLHGILNLCPCSLCFVPTKEIHLPISNVILPINGSEESVIAMNFALDFHNKTLPLQSSMIDIACAYTIPQGYSYSGKSSEEFKEIMKKNELLEIQDFLRENDWCEKVDDIHLIYVDFWDEVAEELAAKMKEMEASCLVVGTQARTRITRFFKGTKVKRMIKAIDDKVIFVAKDQDKTFDLMDMINSI; encoded by the coding sequence ATGACAAAAAGCCTTAGCCCCTCTCGCGTCATTGTTGGTTTAGATTTTTCACAGACTGACACCTATGTTTATAAAATGCTCGCTTACCTCGAAAAAGTTTATCAATTTGAGCAGATCTATCTTTTTCATGTAATTCGAAATGTCAAACATAGTTATTATGAGAATGTAAATCTTACAACACCACTAGATGAAGCTTTACGAGACCGAATGAAATCTGAGTCAGCCCCTTTTTTAAGTGAAGTGAAAGCACCTATTGACTACATGACTGTGGAAGGTGATCTTGGTGCTGAACTGCTAAAATGGCAAAAAGTAAAAAATGCAGACTTGATTCTATTAGGAAGAAAAGAGGAGTTTGAAAATACACACCTTCATGGTATTCTAAACCTCTGCCCTTGCTCACTTTGCTTTGTTCCGACCAAAGAAATCCACCTACCTATTTCAAATGTCATTTTGCCAATCAATGGTTCTGAAGAGTCTGTGATTGCTATGAATTTCGCACTCGATTTCCATAATAAAACACTCCCGTTACAGTCTTCAATGATTGATATTGCATGTGCCTACACCATTCCTCAAGGCTATTCTTATTCAGGAAAATCAAGTGAAGAGTTTAAGGAAATCATGAAGAAAAATGAGCTTCTAGAAATTCAAGATTTTCTGAGAGAAAACGATTGGTGTGAAAAAGTAGATGATATACACCTTATTTATGTAGATTTTTGGGATGAAGTAGCGGAAGAATTAGCCGCTAAGATGAAAGAAATGGAAGCTTCTTGTTTGGTAGTAGGTACCCAAGCAAGAACTCGAATCACAAGATTTTTTAAAGGAACAAAGGTTAAACGTATGATTAAAGCGATTGATGATAAAGTCATTTTTGTGGCTAAAGATCAAGACAAAACCTTTGACCTTATGGATATGATCAACAGCATTTAA